A region of Anopheles merus strain MAF chromosome 2R, AmerM5.1, whole genome shotgun sequence DNA encodes the following proteins:
- the LOC121590222 gene encoding uncharacterized protein LOC121590222 isoform X1 produces the protein MVETQVVVQSNLEPKPGTGGIDAEQQGGGVTTTTNATSATTATDDHYDPSVRILHIPKQTDGSCGFHLTRSKWDPYPWVSGVDADSPAEVTGLKVGDCVLEVNNEDVLGMRIAEVAGMVRAKADIVTLLLWSTGMEPACNPESLCCGPMPINLERLTASMQTIVAALECPVCFDTIPPPVFQCQNGHLVCSRCRVRAERCAICRERYTVGRSLLAEQVYQSITEAFNLREGTDGKLRERLFGARCTRQPKRASSCDRKKSPYGSDSHLVPSGRPIHSHTHKFLARIMGKASSVDNLSKHGGGGQHMQPPDVVGDLQGSKGKSLSLSTSEIFKRDNSVSVLRCPSANRLAPELSGSYNSLAIRRPTSSMSCNVSVESLSSIPENGIQLTVPVRSHSYHCPCGEYCADLIAAPELQDHVTVHHRTPVISFGTASAEISLPPRTPVDNACLLLLLDGHKFWLKLISDTSTIGDIFLSALLEGSPEQSKNYALEVIVRKAGFDHILGKELISRSEVYSMVDKSWNDLVNSKSGVFYTGVCIRATFSPETEILLKVSIKRLADL, from the exons atGGTGGAAACACAGGTCGTTGTTCAATCGAATTTAGAGCCCAAACCAGGGACGGGCGGCATCGATGCGGAACAGCAGGGCGGTGGTGTAACAACGACGACCAACGCAACCTCAGCAACCACAGCAACGGACGATCATTACGATCCTTCCGTCCGGATACTGCACATACCGAAGCAGACGGACGGTTCCTGTGGCTTTCATCTGACCCGCAGCAAATGGGACCCGTATCCTTgg GTTAGCGGCGTGGATGCAGACTCACCGGCTGAGGTGACCGGGTTGAAGGTTGGCGATTGCGTTCTGGAG GTTAACAACGAAGATGTCCTCGGCATGCGGATCGCGGAGGTCGCCGGCATGGTGCGGGCCAAGGCGGACATCgtgacgctgctgctgtggagCACCGGCATGGAACCGGCCTGCAATCCCGAATCGCTCTGCTGCGGTCCGATGCCGATCAATCTCGAGCGGCTAACTGCCAGCATGCAAACGATTGTGGCCGCGCTGGAGTGTCCGGTCTGTTTCGACACGATACCGCCGCCCGTTTTCCAGTGCCAGAACGGGCATCTGGTGTGCTCGCGGTGCCGGGTCCGGGCGGAACGTTGTGCCATCTGTCGCGAACGGTACACGGTCGGGCGTTCGTTGCTGGCCGAGCAGGTGTACCAGTCCATTACGGAGGCGTTCAATCTGCGCGAGGGCACGGACGGGAAGCTGCGCGAGCGGCTGTTTGGAGCGCGCTGTACCCGGCAGCCGAAGCGGGCCTCGTCCTGCGATCGGAAGAAAAGCCCGTACGGTAGCGATAGCCATCTGGTGCCGAGCGGGCGGCCCATACACTCGCACACGCACAAGTTCCTGGCGCGCATCATGGGCAAGGCCAGCTCGGTGGACAATCTGAGCAAGCACGGCGGTGGCGGGCAGCACATGCAGCCGCCGGACGTGGTGGGCGATCTGCAGGGCTCGAAGGGGAAATCGTTGTCGCTGTCGACGAGTGAGATATTTAA GCGCGACAATTCCGTGTCGGTGCTGCGCTGCCCTTCGGCGAATCGGTTGGCCCCGGAGCTGTCCGGCTCGTACAACAGTCTCGCGATTCGCCGACCGACCTCGTCCATGTCCTGCAACGTGTCGGTGGAAAGTCTTAGCAGCATACCGGAGAACGGCATACAGCTGACTGTGCCGGTGCGCTCTCACTCGTACCACTGTCCGTGTGGCGAGTACTGCGCGGACCTAATTGCCG CGCCGGAGCTGCAGGATCACGTGACCGTCCATCACCGGACGCCGGTCATATCATTCGGGACGGCGTCGGCCGAAATATCGCTCCCCCCGCGTACGCCCGTCGACAATGCAtgtctgctgttgctgctggatgGTCATAAATTTTGGCTGAAGCTCATCTCCGACACAAG caccatCGGTGACATCTTCCTTTCGGCGCTGCTCGAGGGCAGCCCGGAGCAGAGCAAAAACTACGCGCTGGAGGTGATCGTGCGCAAGGCCGGATTCGACCACATCCTCGGCAAGGAGCTGATCTCCCGCTCCGAGGTGTACTCGATGGTGGACAAATCGTGGAACGATCTGGTCAACAGCAAGTCGGGCGTGTTCTATACCGGCGTCTGCATCCGTGCCACCTTCAGCCCGGAGACGGAAATTTTGCTCAAAGTGTCCATCAAGCGCCTGGCGGATCTGTAA
- the LOC121590222 gene encoding uncharacterized protein LOC121590222 isoform X2 has product MRIAEVAGMVRAKADIVTLLLWSTGMEPACNPESLCCGPMPINLERLTASMQTIVAALECPVCFDTIPPPVFQCQNGHLVCSRCRVRAERCAICRERYTVGRSLLAEQVYQSITEAFNLREGTDGKLRERLFGARCTRQPKRASSCDRKKSPYGSDSHLVPSGRPIHSHTHKFLARIMGKASSVDNLSKHGGGGQHMQPPDVVGDLQGSKGKSLSLSTSEIFKRDNSVSVLRCPSANRLAPELSGSYNSLAIRRPTSSMSCNVSVESLSSIPENGIQLTVPVRSHSYHCPCGEYCADLIAAPELQDHVTVHHRTPVISFGTASAEISLPPRTPVDNACLLLLLDGHKFWLKLISDTSTIGDIFLSALLEGSPEQSKNYALEVIVRKAGFDHILGKELISRSEVYSMVDKSWNDLVNSKSGVFYTGVCIRATFSPETEILLKVSIKRLADL; this is encoded by the exons ATGCGGATCGCGGAGGTCGCCGGCATGGTGCGGGCCAAGGCGGACATCgtgacgctgctgctgtggagCACCGGCATGGAACCGGCCTGCAATCCCGAATCGCTCTGCTGCGGTCCGATGCCGATCAATCTCGAGCGGCTAACTGCCAGCATGCAAACGATTGTGGCCGCGCTGGAGTGTCCGGTCTGTTTCGACACGATACCGCCGCCCGTTTTCCAGTGCCAGAACGGGCATCTGGTGTGCTCGCGGTGCCGGGTCCGGGCGGAACGTTGTGCCATCTGTCGCGAACGGTACACGGTCGGGCGTTCGTTGCTGGCCGAGCAGGTGTACCAGTCCATTACGGAGGCGTTCAATCTGCGCGAGGGCACGGACGGGAAGCTGCGCGAGCGGCTGTTTGGAGCGCGCTGTACCCGGCAGCCGAAGCGGGCCTCGTCCTGCGATCGGAAGAAAAGCCCGTACGGTAGCGATAGCCATCTGGTGCCGAGCGGGCGGCCCATACACTCGCACACGCACAAGTTCCTGGCGCGCATCATGGGCAAGGCCAGCTCGGTGGACAATCTGAGCAAGCACGGCGGTGGCGGGCAGCACATGCAGCCGCCGGACGTGGTGGGCGATCTGCAGGGCTCGAAGGGGAAATCGTTGTCGCTGTCGACGAGTGAGATATTTAA GCGCGACAATTCCGTGTCGGTGCTGCGCTGCCCTTCGGCGAATCGGTTGGCCCCGGAGCTGTCCGGCTCGTACAACAGTCTCGCGATTCGCCGACCGACCTCGTCCATGTCCTGCAACGTGTCGGTGGAAAGTCTTAGCAGCATACCGGAGAACGGCATACAGCTGACTGTGCCGGTGCGCTCTCACTCGTACCACTGTCCGTGTGGCGAGTACTGCGCGGACCTAATTGCCG CGCCGGAGCTGCAGGATCACGTGACCGTCCATCACCGGACGCCGGTCATATCATTCGGGACGGCGTCGGCCGAAATATCGCTCCCCCCGCGTACGCCCGTCGACAATGCAtgtctgctgttgctgctggatgGTCATAAATTTTGGCTGAAGCTCATCTCCGACACAAG caccatCGGTGACATCTTCCTTTCGGCGCTGCTCGAGGGCAGCCCGGAGCAGAGCAAAAACTACGCGCTGGAGGTGATCGTGCGCAAGGCCGGATTCGACCACATCCTCGGCAAGGAGCTGATCTCCCGCTCCGAGGTGTACTCGATGGTGGACAAATCGTGGAACGATCTGGTCAACAGCAAGTCGGGCGTGTTCTATACCGGCGTCTGCATCCGTGCCACCTTCAGCCCGGAGACGGAAATTTTGCTCAAAGTGTCCATCAAGCGCCTGGCGGATCTGTAA